GCATGGACCTCAGTGGTAAAGTTGTTGGTTTAACCATGAGTGTGTCAATTAACTCCCAATAAACACCCTGTGATGCTTGAAACCCTTCAAATCCCACAGTTTTAAGCTTCTGTAATCATAAATAACATCACgcacaaaaaaacagcaaaGCCCTGTGAACCCTAACTCCAATTCTAATCTTGTGCGAACGACTTAACGAGCACTGCAAACTTAAGGCAAACCCCTGAGCCACTGCTCATCACAACTCTTAGGGGTTGAACACTTGGCTTTAGTGGTCAAAAGCCTTGGTTTAAATCCTGTAGGGTTTCGGTTCTTTAATAGAAACAACTGAACATGCCACTTAAAATCAGTGGTTCATCAGTATAAGTACTGGCCAAAAGAACAGGTGGGTCAGGCTGTTAATGATAGGTGTTGGATTATCTCTTATGCATTCCACATTAAAAACTATAAAACAATCCATACAGTATACCAAACGAACAGTGACACACACAAGACACGTTGGCTTTGTGGTATTAACTTACAACATGTGGTCCAAAGTTCAAGCTCACATAATATATCTAATGCAGCCTATTTGACCAGAAATGAGAAAATTACCAGAAGAACTAGTCTATCTTTGAAGGCCCCAGTGGCTCAGAATGTAGAGCACTAACACTTAGATCAGGTGTTTTAGGGTTCAAGCCCAGGTTGTCACTCTTTAAGTGCTCTGTGGTATCTTTTTACAGTCCAGATTTAGGGAAAAAGATATAACATTACCAAGAGAAACAGAATAAATGTGCAGGACTGATGATCCGATCCAGGGTTCAAACCCAGGGTGGCTAACCTGCATGTGTAGGCTGGAGGGTGTATCCGAAAGGGGGGAGGCGTTGGAGTGTGTCTCCCCCAGAGTTTCCAGCAAACATCCACCTGGGGTTAGCACCTCAAAATTTTTGACCATTCGACTTAAGTAACCACTACAAAATAAACTCTCTAGCGCAAGAGTCAGCATTCACATTCACACCACTGGTTCCTGCATGCCACAAACACTGTTCCTGGTAatttatcttttatttaaaatataagaaACACAGACAGACCTATGCTGGCTTTGAACCTTGGACCACATGAACCAGTTACATGTGCAAACCCCCTGACCCATCAGGTCCTACCGGTCACAGAGAGTTCTTCTggtagttttatttttattttatctgtGGAATACACAAGAAAACTTCAACAAACTGGTCTTGAACCTTGGATCACTCAAGCAAGTTCACATGCTCATTCCTCCCATTGGATCACACAAACAAAATTGGATCTGGtgtaattaaattatatttttagtcAGCAATGGGGAACAGCTTCTTCAGGTTTGAACCGCAGCTTTGCTGATTTCACCATCCTCCTAACTGCACAACCTGACATAAAGTCTAGCTATGAATTGTATTGAAGTTTGTATTGGACAAATGCTCTCACTCACTGccatcaatacaccaaaaaaacataattaggcctactacacttttaccagaattaaaacatggttaatttttgtaagggaaaaatgtttttgtcaaaCTTATGTTTTGGCATATTGTaaaataactaaatatgaaaCGACATATATTtacttataaataaataaatataattattaatacTAAATAAAATACGCATTGTAAACTGTTATTTTGTTAGTCCAAAACTATTTATTCTCATCATCGGCTGATTCATTAATTGTTTGCGGAATGAGTGTCGAATCTGCAGACGTTGAATTAACAGGAGAGCGACTACAGCTTTACGTCACGTGTCTGTGTGACACGTCGTTCTGGAGCTCGCACACGGAAGTGTTTAGACGCATCAGCTATCagaaggaagaaataataaagGATTTCATATAAAATGGGTATGTTTACATAAactacaaacacattttttaaaacattacgGACTAGTCACGTAGCGTAGCTAGCTTAAAGGTTTAAACTAcgtttttgcttgtttacaaAATAAAGTTGGCTCTCTCGTATGCTAATGGATTTGTTTGTTAGCATAGTAGAAAACAAAAACGcattaattacaaaaaaagatAAAGCTGTTTAATCTTTTAGAGCCTTGTCTATGTTGTTATTTTGTAATGATAGTCATAATTTCGTTTTACGATGATACAAACACTCCATTTACTTACCATGTGTATTTTAACACCCACTCAATAACTAGCAGCAGCAAGTCAATGCGCACTTTAGTTAAGAATCACAGCGGAATTTCATCTTTCTAAACCAAATTTGTATGCGATGACGAGTCTTGTTAGATCTCTATGTGGTTTGTATCTTTTTTAGGGGGCTTCTTTTCCAGCCTCTTCTCTGGCCTGTTTGGCACCAGAGAGATGAGAATTCTCATTCTGGGTCTGGATGGAGCTGGGAAAACCACCATACTTTACAGGCTGCAAGTGGGAGAGGTCGTCACTACGATTCCCAGTATGTATCGAGTTCACACTGGACTGTATATGGATAAAGAGTTTGTATGTGTGATACAATGTTATCTAATTTGATGTTTTCAAATGTGCACAGCCATTGGTTTTAATGTGGAGACGGTGACGTACAAGAACCTAAAATTTCAAGTGTGGGATCTTGGTGGACAGACGAGCATCAGGTTGTCATCAGCCCCATTGTTTCTTCTCCATAATGTTTTAAGACGCAAACCAAGCTAAAGATCTGATCTCCTTTCATAGGCCATACTGGCGGTGCTACTACTCCAACACAGATGCTGTGATCTATGTCGTGGACAGCAGTGATCGCGACAGGATGGGCATCTCGAAATCTGAGCTTGTGGCCATGTTGGAGGTTGGTCATATAGCTGGATAAATACCTTGTAACGGTCTGTTGTCAGTACAAGTGGATGATAATGTCTTGTCTCTCAGGAGGAGGAGCTTAAGAAAGCCATCTTGGTAGTATTTGCCAACAAACAGGATATGGAACAAGCCATGACACCTACTGAGGTAGCCAACGCTCTCGGCTTACCTGCactgaaagacaaaaaatgGCAGATTTTCAAGACATCTGCTACCAAGGGAACTGGTCTGGATGAGGCAATGGAATGGTAATCCTTACATTGTGTATATATGTGCATACCATGATGGATACTTACAGGTCGAAATACTTAATCTTTCCTCAAATGTTTCACATTGCAGGCTTGTGGAGTCCCTGAAGAGTAAGCAGTAAATGCACACAAGACGTCTATATGTAAATACCCTGATTTTGATCTGTGAACTTCAGAGACTTCTTATTGGGTGCCCCTTTGGACCAATGATGTCATTCTTCCTATTGTCTGAAGACCACGCTACTCCCAGAACAGAGACGCTGCGCTGTCAAGTGGTTGTGTCCATTTGTCAGAACGAACGAATGATCAGACAGTTCTCGGACTCAACAGTTCAACTtataaaatagtttttcccCTTTTGCTTGTCTGTATTGATGCTTTGTAGAAATTTTTCAATGTTCACTACATTTGTACTTGATAACGTCAGAGGTGTTCGCTTCTTCAAATGGCCTTTTTCTTgatcctgaataatcagtgcaGCTGGGCATGAGTTTAAGTTGGTATATTTACTGGGTTAGATATTTAAGACTAATTGTCATTTGTATGCATTGGATTTGTAACAGCATATTTATATTTGCACGTGTACAGCGCTTCTGCGTATGGCTGTGAAATAAATATGCAGTCAAGACGTATTGCATCATGTATAACAACAATGCCTAgactttgttttattaaaatgttgcaAAAATCCATATATTTTACAGAAAATATGGGGTTACGGTAAACTGTCACATGTTATATGTTACATATTTGAGGATGAGGTCTTGAAAAAACAAACAGCAAGAAAATGGATTCACTGCATTATAGCCAAGTCTCTCAAAGAGCTGCTGCCTTTGTGTTTCTTTGCTTTATGTCCTGACCTCACCGACTGAATTTTCCTCTTTTTGGCGTCATTT
The Paramisgurnus dabryanus chromosome 1, PD_genome_1.1, whole genome shotgun sequence genome window above contains:
- the arl1 gene encoding ADP-ribosylation factor-like protein 1 produces the protein MGGFFSSLFSGLFGTREMRILILGLDGAGKTTILYRLQVGEVVTTIPTIGFNVETVTYKNLKFQVWDLGGQTSIRPYWRCYYSNTDAVIYVVDSSDRDRMGISKSELVAMLEEEELKKAILVVFANKQDMEQAMTPTEVANALGLPALKDKKWQIFKTSATKGTGLDEAMEWLVESLKSKQ